One genomic window of Dunckerocampus dactyliophorus isolate RoL2022-P2 chromosome 7, RoL_Ddac_1.1, whole genome shotgun sequence includes the following:
- the si:ch211-225p5.8 gene encoding sodium channel subunit beta-1: MAAADIMWTLCVVIGLLVRECQGGCAEVDSLAEAVEGQSFKLGCISCKKRAEVAARTSVDWHFKAPGDDGYTHIFHYEHPSADILHEAFRDRLDWLGTQSQDVQTGAIAISNVTFRDAGTYRCTFRRMLLLPGFRPNITVEKEVELSVVAVGSRETTAVISEMVMYVLIVILQLWLIAVVVYCYRKISDDMDAREAREARKALVAQQECVQTS; the protein is encoded by the exons TGCGTGAGTGTCAGGGGGGCTGTGCGGAGGTGGACTCCCTGGCAGAGGCGGTGGAGGGCCAAAGCTTCAAGCTGGGCTGCATCTCGTGTAAAAAACGAGCGGAAGTGGCTGCGAGAACCAGCGTGGACTGGCACTTCAAAGCTCCGGGAGACGATGGCTACACACAC ATTTTCCACTACGAGCACCCGAGCGCCGACATCCTCCACGAGGCCTTCAGGGACCGTCTGGACTGGCTCGGGACACAAAGCCAGGACGTGCAGACGGGCGCCATCGCCATCAGCAACGTCACCTTCAGGGATGCCGGGACATACCGCTGCACCTTCCGGCGCATGCTCCTCCTGCCCGGCTTCCGTCCCAACATCACCGTGGAGAAGGAGGTGGAGCTTAGCGTGGTGGCCGTGG GCTCCCGGGAGACAACGGCGGTGATCTCGGAGATGGTGATGTACGTGCTGATTGTGATTCTGCAGCTGTGGCTTATTGCGGTGGTGGTCTACTGCTATAGGAAGATTTCGGACGACATGGACGCTCGGGAGGCCCGCGAGGCCCGGAAGGCTCTCGTTGCACAACAGGAGTGCGTGCAGACTTCTTAA